A window of the Streptococcus sp. 116-D4 genome harbors these coding sequences:
- the dnaB gene encoding replicative DNA helicase, whose translation MAEVEELRVQPQDILAEQSVLGAIFIDESKLVFVREYIESRDFFKYAHRLIFQAMVDLSDRGDAIDATTVRTILDNQGDLQNIGGLSYLVEIVNSVPTSANAEYYAKIVAEKAMLRRLISKLTESVNQAYEASQPADEIIAQAEKGLIDVSENANRSGFKNIRDVLNINFGNLEARSQQTTDITGIATGYRDLDHMTTGLHEEELIILAARPAVGKTAFALNIAQNIGTKLDKTVAIFSLEMGAESLVDRMLAAEGLVESHSIRTGQLTDEEWQKYTIAQGNLANASIYIDDTPGIRITEIRSRSRKLAQETGNLGLILIDYLQLITGTGRENRQQEVSEISRQLKILAKELKVPVIALSQLSRGVEQRQDKRPVLSDIRESGSIEQDADIVAFLYRDDYYERGGEEEEGIPNNKIEVIIEKNRSGARGTVELIFQKEYNKFSSISKREA comes from the coding sequence ATGGCAGAAGTAGAGGAGTTACGAGTACAACCTCAAGATATCTTAGCTGAGCAATCCGTTTTAGGGGCTATCTTTATTGATGAGAGTAAGCTTGTTTTTGTGCGAGAATATATTGAGTCTCGGGACTTTTTTAAGTATGCCCATCGATTGATTTTCCAAGCTATGGTTGATTTATCCGACCGTGGCGATGCTATCGATGCAACAACGGTTCGTACCATTCTTGATAATCAAGGTGATTTACAGAATATTGGTGGCCTGTCTTACCTGGTTGAGATTGTCAATTCTGTGCCAACTTCTGCTAATGCGGAGTATTATGCTAAGATTGTTGCAGAAAAAGCAATGCTACGTCGTTTAATCTCTAAGTTGACAGAGTCTGTCAATCAAGCTTACGAGGCTTCGCAACCAGCTGATGAAATCATTGCTCAGGCAGAAAAAGGCCTGATTGATGTCAGCGAAAATGCTAATCGAAGTGGATTTAAGAACATTCGAGATGTGTTGAATATCAACTTTGGAAATCTGGAGGCTCGCTCGCAGCAAACGACCGATATTACAGGTATTGCGACAGGCTATCGTGACTTGGACCATATGACGACTGGTCTTCATGAGGAGGAGTTGATTATTCTAGCAGCTCGTCCGGCGGTTGGTAAGACAGCCTTTGCCCTGAATATCGCTCAGAACATTGGGACTAAGTTGGACAAAACGGTTGCTATTTTTTCACTGGAAATGGGTGCGGAAAGTCTAGTGGATCGTATGTTGGCGGCAGAAGGTTTGGTGGAATCGCATTCTATCCGTACGGGTCAATTGACTGATGAGGAGTGGCAAAAATATACCATTGCTCAAGGGAATCTAGCTAATGCCAGTATCTATATCGATGATACGCCAGGGATTCGGATTACAGAGATTCGTTCTCGTTCTCGTAAGCTGGCTCAAGAAACTGGAAATCTTGGTTTGATTTTAATAGACTATTTGCAGCTTATCACGGGAACTGGTCGGGAAAATCGTCAACAAGAGGTTTCTGAAATTTCACGGCAATTGAAAATTTTAGCTAAGGAACTGAAAGTTCCAGTAATCGCTCTAAGTCAGCTTTCTCGTGGTGTAGAACAACGTCAGGATAAGAGACCGGTCTTGTCTGATATTCGTGAATCTGGGTCTATTGAGCAGGACGCTGATATCGTAGCCTTTCTTTATCGCGACGACTACTATGAGCGTGGTGGTGAAGAAGAGGAAGGCATACCAAATAATAAGATAGAGGTTATTATCGAGAAAAACCGTAGTGGAGCTCGTGGAACGGTGGAATTAATTTTCCAAAAAGAATACAATAAATTTTCAAGTATCTCAAAGAGGGAGGCATAA
- the rplI gene encoding 50S ribosomal protein L9, whose translation MKVIFLADVKGKGKKGEIKEVPTGYAQNFLIKKNLAKEATAQAVGELRGKQKSEEKAHAEMIAEAKAIKAQLEAEDTVVEFIEKVGPDGRTFGSITNKKIAEELQKQFGIKIDKRHIQVQAPIRAVGLIDVPVKIYQDITSVINLRVKEG comes from the coding sequence ATGAAAGTAATCTTTTTGGCAGATGTTAAAGGAAAAGGTAAAAAAGGCGAAATTAAGGAAGTACCAACGGGGTATGCACAAAATTTTCTTATCAAGAAGAACCTAGCCAAAGAAGCAACTGCTCAAGCTGTAGGTGAACTTCGGGGTAAACAAAAATCAGAAGAAAAAGCTCACGCTGAGATGATTGCAGAAGCAAAAGCAATTAAAGCTCAACTTGAAGCAGAAGACACAGTTGTAGAATTTATTGAAAAGGTTGGTCCAGATGGCCGTACTTTTGGTTCTATTACCAATAAGAAGATTGCAGAAGAATTGCAAAAGCAATTTGGAATCAAGATTGATAAACGTCATATCCAAGTACAAGCTCCGATTCGAGCAGTTGGTTTGATTGATGTACCAGTGAAAATCTATCAAGATATCACAAGTGTAATCAATCTTCGTGTGAAAGAAGGATAA
- a CDS encoding DHH family phosphoesterase, whose translation MKKFYVNPIFPVILGIVAFIVLSVQLVFVTNTLVTLFLLLLILGSYSLLFIHQRDYYSRSEVEQIQYVNHQAEDSLTTLLEQMPVGVIKLDLSTGEVEWFNPYAELILTTEEGEIDITLIQTIIKASVGNPGSYATLGETRYSVHMDKVSGVLYFFDVSGEYEATVELVTSRPVIGIVSVDNYDDLEDETSESDISHINSFVANFISEFAGKHAMFSRRVSMDRFYLFTDYTVLEELMSDKFSVIDAFREESKQRQLPLTLSMGFSYGDGNHDEIGKVALLNLNLAEVRGGDQVVVKENEETKNPVYFGGGSAASTKRTRTRTRAMMTAISDKIRSVDQVFVVGHKNLDMDALGSAVGMQLFASNVTENSYALYDEEQMSPDIERAVSFLEKEGVTKLLSVKDAMGMVTNRSLLILVDHSKTALTLSKDFYDLFTQTIVIDHHRRDQDFPDNAVITYIESGASSASELVTELIQFQNSKKNRLTRMQASVLMAGMMLDTKNFTSRVTSRTFDVASYLRTKGSDSIAIQEIAATDFEEYREVNELILQGRKLVSDVLIAEAKDSKCYDTVVISKAADAMLAMSGIEASFVLAKNTQGFISISARSRSKLNVQRIMEELGGGGHFNLAAAQIKDLTLPEVDEKLTEIVLNEIREKEKEE comes from the coding sequence ATGAAAAAATTTTATGTAAATCCTATTTTCCCCGTAATATTAGGAATAGTGGCTTTCATAGTGCTATCTGTGCAACTTGTTTTTGTAACGAATACACTGGTAACGCTATTTCTTTTGCTACTTATTTTGGGTTCTTATAGTTTATTATTTATCCATCAGAGAGACTACTACTCAAGGAGTGAGGTAGAACAAATCCAGTATGTAAACCATCAAGCTGAGGATAGTTTGACAACCTTGTTAGAACAGATGCCTGTTGGGGTTATTAAATTAGACTTATCAACTGGTGAAGTTGAATGGTTTAATCCGTATGCAGAGCTAATTCTAACAACTGAAGAGGGAGAGATTGATATAACCTTAATTCAGACTATTATCAAGGCTTCTGTGGGGAATCCTGGTTCTTACGCCACCTTGGGTGAGACCCGTTACTCTGTTCATATGGACAAGGTATCTGGAGTTCTTTACTTCTTTGATGTGTCTGGAGAATACGAAGCGACTGTTGAGTTAGTTACGAGTAGACCTGTGATTGGGATTGTCTCTGTTGATAACTATGATGATTTAGAAGATGAAACATCGGAGTCTGATATCAGTCATATTAATAGTTTTGTAGCCAATTTTATTTCAGAATTTGCTGGAAAACATGCCATGTTCTCCCGTCGAGTGAGTATGGACCGTTTTTATCTATTTACGGACTATACGGTACTTGAGGAATTGATGAGTGATAAATTTTCTGTTATTGACGCTTTCAGAGAAGAGTCGAAACAGAGACAGTTGCCATTGACCCTAAGTATGGGATTTTCTTATGGTGATGGAAATCATGATGAAATAGGGAAAGTTGCTTTGCTCAACTTGAACTTGGCTGAAGTACGTGGTGGCGACCAGGTGGTTGTCAAGGAGAACGAAGAAACAAAAAATCCAGTTTATTTTGGTGGTGGGTCTGCTGCCTCAACCAAACGTACACGGACCCGTACGCGCGCTATGATGACAGCTATTTCAGATAAGATTCGAAGTGTGGATCAGGTTTTTGTTGTTGGTCACAAAAATCTAGATATGGATGCTTTGGGCTCTGCTGTAGGTATGCAATTATTTGCCAGCAATGTGACTGAAAATAGCTATGCTCTTTATGACGAAGAACAAATGTCTCCAGATATTGAACGAGCTGTTTCATTCTTAGAAAAAGAGGGCGTTACGAAGTTGTTGTCTGTTAAAGATGCAATGGGAATGGTGACCAATCGTTCTTTGTTGATTCTTGTAGACCATTCAAAGACAGCTTTAACTCTATCAAAAGATTTTTATGATTTGTTTACCCAAACCATTGTTATTGACCATCACCGCAGGGATCAGGATTTCCCAGACAATGCAGTTATCACTTATATAGAAAGTGGTGCAAGCAGTGCCAGTGAGTTGGTAACGGAATTGATTCAGTTCCAAAATTCTAAGAAAAATCGTCTGACTCGTATGCAAGCAAGTGTCTTGATGGCTGGTATGATGTTGGATACTAAAAATTTCACCTCGCGAGTTACCAGTCGAACATTTGATGTTGCTAGCTATCTCAGAACTAAAGGAAGCGATAGTATTGCTATCCAGGAAATCGCTGCGACAGATTTTGAAGAATATCGTGAGGTCAATGAACTTATTTTACAGGGGCGTAAATTAGTTTCAGATGTACTAATAGCAGAGGCTAAGGACTCGAAATGCTACGACACAGTTGTTATTAGTAAGGCAGCAGATGCCATGTTAGCTATGTCAGGTATTGAAGCGAGTTTTGTTCTTGCGAAGAATACACAAGGATTTATCTCTATCTCAGCTCGAAGTCGTAGTAAACTGAATGTACAACGGATCATGGAAGAGCTGGGAGGCGGAGGTCACTTTAATTTGGCAGCAGCTCAAATTAAGGATTTAACCTTGCCAGAAGTAGATGAAAAACTGACAGAAATTGTATTAAATGAAATAAGGGAAAAGGAGAAAGAAGAATGA
- the hpf gene encoding ribosome hibernation-promoting factor, HPF/YfiA family has product MIKYSIRGENLEVTEAIRNYVVSKLEKIEKYFQAEQELDARVNLKVYREKTAKVEVTIPLGSITLRAEDVSQDMYGSIDLVTDKIERQIRKNKTKIERKNKNKVATSKLFTDALVEDPNVAQSRVVRSKQIDLKPMDLEEAILQMDLLGHDFFIYVDVEDQTTNVIYRREDGEIGLLEVKES; this is encoded by the coding sequence ATGATTAAATATAGTATCCGTGGTGAAAACCTAGAAGTAACAGAAGCAATTCGCAATTATGTAGTTTCTAAACTCGAAAAGATCGAAAAGTATTTTCAAGCTGAACAAGAGTTGGATGCTCGAGTAAACTTAAAGGTGTATCGTGAAAAAACTGCTAAAGTAGAAGTAACGATTCCACTTGGCTCAATTACTCTTCGTGCAGAAGATGTGTCTCAAGATATGTATGGCTCAATTGACCTTGTAACTGATAAAATTGAACGTCAGATTCGTAAAAATAAAACAAAAATCGAGCGTAAAAATAAAAATAAGGTAGCAACTAGTAAATTATTTACAGATGCTTTGGTGGAAGATCCAAATGTTGCTCAGTCTAGAGTTGTTCGTTCAAAACAAATTGATTTAAAACCAATGGATTTGGAAGAAGCTATTCTACAAATGGATTTGTTGGGACATGATTTCTTTATCTATGTGGATGTTGAAGATCAAACAACTAATGTGATTTATCGTCGTGAGGATGGTGAAATTGGTTTGTTAGAAGTTAAAGAATCTTAA
- a CDS encoding ComF family protein: protein MKCLLCGQTMKAVLTFRSLLLLRNDDSYLCSDCASTFERIGEEYCPNCMKKGLSTKCKDCQFWCKEGVEVSHRAIFTYNQVMKDFFSRYKFDGDFLLRKVFASFLNEELKKYKEYQFVVIPLSPERLLERGFNQVEGFVEAAGFSFQDLLEKREERASSSKNRSERLATELPFFIKSRVIIPKKILLIDDIYTTGSTINRVKKLLEEAGAEDVKTFSLVR, encoded by the coding sequence ATGAAGTGCTTGTTATGTGGGCAGACTATGAAGGCTGTTTTAACTTTCAGGAGTCTATTACTTCTGAGGAATGATGACTCCTATCTTTGTTCAGACTGTGCTTCCACATTTGAGAGAATTGGAGAGGAGTACTGTCCAAATTGTATGAAAAAAGGCTTGTCAACAAAGTGTAAAGATTGTCAATTTTGGTGTAAAGAAGGAGTTGAGGTCAGTCATAGAGCAATTTTTACTTACAATCAAGTTATGAAGGATTTTTTCAGTAGGTATAAGTTTGATGGAGACTTCCTTTTAAGAAAAGTGTTCGCTTCATTTTTAAATGAAGAGTTGAAAAAGTACAAAGAGTATCAATTTGTCGTAATTCCCCTAAGTCCTGAAAGATTACTTGAGAGGGGATTTAACCAGGTTGAAGGTTTTGTTGAAGCAGCTGGGTTCTCTTTTCAAGACTTACTAGAGAAGAGAGAAGAGCGGGCCAGTTCTTCTAAAAATCGTTCAGAACGTTTGGCAACAGAACTTCCTTTCTTTATTAAAAGTAGAGTCATTATTCCTAAAAAAATTTTACTTATAGATGATATTTATACTACTGGATCTACTATAAATCGTGTGAAGAAACTGTTGGAAGAAGCTGGTGCTGAAGATGTAAAAACATTTTCTCTAGTAAGATGA
- a CDS encoding DEAD/DEAH box helicase, translating into MKINPNYIGRLFTENELSEEDRQLAEKLPAMRKEKGKLFCQRCNSPILEEWSLPIGAYYCRECLLMKRVRSDQALYYFPQEDFPKQDVLKWCGQLTPFQEKVSEGLLQAVEKQEPTLVHAVTGAGKTEMIYQVVAKVIDKGGAVCLASPRIDVCLELYKRLQDDFACDISLLHGESDPYFRTPLVVATTHQLLKFYQAFDLLIVDEVDAFPYVDNPTLYYAVKNSVKENGLRIFLTATSTDELDRKVRLGELKRLSLPRRFHGNPLIIPKPVWLSDFNHCLEKNRLSPKLKSYIEKQRKTAYPLLIFASEIKKGEQLKEILQEQFPNEKIGFVSSITENRLEQVQAFRDRELTILISTTILERGVTFPCVDVFVVEANHRLFTKSSLIQIGGRVGRSMDRPTGDLLFFHDGINASIKKAIKEIQQMNKEAGL; encoded by the coding sequence ATGAAAATAAATCCAAATTATATCGGTCGTTTGTTTACGGAGAATGAATTATCAGAAGAGGATCGTCAGTTGGCGGAGAAACTTCCAGCAATGAGAAAGGAGAAAGGGAAACTTTTCTGTCAACGTTGTAATAGTCCTATTCTAGAAGAATGGTCTTTACCCATCGGTGCTTACTATTGTAGGGAGTGTTTGCTGATGAAGCGAGTCAGGAGTGATCAAGCTTTATACTATTTTCCGCAGGAGGATTTTCCGAAGCAAGATGTTCTTAAATGGTGCGGTCAATTAACTCCTTTTCAAGAAAAAGTATCAGAAGGATTGCTTCAAGCGGTAGAAAAGCAAGAGCCAACCTTGGTTCACGCTGTAACAGGAGCTGGAAAGACAGAGATGATTTACCAAGTTGTGGCCAAAGTGATTGATAAAGGTGGTGCAGTTTGTTTGGCCAGCCCTAGAATTGATGTGTGTTTGGAACTGTATAAACGATTGCAAGATGATTTTGCTTGCGATATATCTTTACTACACGGAGAATCGGATCCCTATTTTCGTACACCTTTAGTTGTAGCAACCACTCACCAACTATTAAAGTTTTATCAAGCTTTTGATTTGCTGATAGTGGATGAAGTAGATGCCTTTCCTTATGTTGACAATCCTACGCTTTACTACGCTGTCAAGAATAGTGTAAAGGAAAATGGCTTGAGAATTTTTTTAACAGCGACTTCTACCGATGAGTTAGATAGGAAGGTCCGTTTAGGGGAATTAAAACGATTGAGCTTGCCAAGACGATTCCATGGAAATCCTTTGATTATTCCTAAGCCTGTCTGGTTATCGGATTTTAATCACTGTTTAGAGAAAAATAGGTTGTCACCAAAGTTAAAGTCCTATATTGAGAAGCAGAGAAAGACAGCTTATCCGTTACTCATTTTTGCTTCAGAGATTAAGAAAGGGGAACAGTTAAAAGAAATCTTACAGGAGCAATTTCCAAACGAGAAAATTGGCTTTGTATCTTCTATCACAGAAAATCGATTAGAGCAGGTACAAGCATTTCGAGATAGAGAACTGACAATACTTATCAGTACGACGATATTGGAGCGTGGAGTTACCTTCCCTTGTGTTGACGTTTTCGTAGTAGAGGCCAATCATCGACTGTTTACAAAGTCTAGCTTGATTCAGATTGGTGGACGAGTTGGGCGAAGCATGGATAGACCGACAGGAGATTTGCTTTTCTTTCATGATGGGATAAATGCTTCAATCAAGAAGGCAATTAAGGAAATTCAGCAGATGAATAAGGAGGCGGGTCTATGA
- a CDS encoding YigZ family protein — translation MEFRTIKEDGQVQEEIKKSRFICHAKRVYSEEEARNFIAAIKKEHYKATHNCSAFIIGERSEIKRTSDDGEPSGTAGVPMLGVLENHNLTNVCVVVTRYFGGIKLGAGGLIRAYAGSVALAVKEIGIIEIKEQAGIAIQMSYTQYQEYSNFLKEHNLMELETNFTDQVDTMIYVDKEEKENIKASLVEFFNGKVTLTDQGLREVEVSVNLV, via the coding sequence ATGGAATTTAGAACAATTAAAGAGGACGGACAAGTCCAAGAAGAAATCAAAAAATCTCGCTTTATCTGTCATGCCAAGCGCGTTTATAGTGAAGAAGAGGCTCGTAATTTCATTGCAGCCATCAAAAAAGAACACTACAAAGCTACGCATAACTGTTCTGCCTTCATTATTGGAGAACGTAGTGAAATCAAACGTACAAGTGATGATGGTGAGCCCAGTGGTACTGCTGGCGTTCCCATGCTTGGGGTACTAGAAAATCACAATCTTACTAATGTCTGTGTAGTAGTGACACGCTATTTTGGAGGCATTAAGCTAGGCGCTGGAGGATTGATTCGTGCATACGCCGGTAGTGTTGCCTTAGCCGTCAAAGAAATTGGCATCATTGAAATAAAGGAACAGGCGGGCATTGCCATACAAATGTCTTACACTCAGTACCAAGAGTACAGTAACTTTCTTAAGGAACATAATCTCATGGAACTTGAGACAAACTTTACAGATCAAGTCGATACGATGATTTATGTTGATAAAGAAGAAAAAGAAAATATTAAAGCTTCACTTGTAGAGTTTTTTAATGGAAAAGTTACTTTAACTGATCAAGGTTTACGAGAAGTTGAAGTTTCTGTAAACTTAGTGTAA
- a CDS encoding PH domain-containing protein, with amino-acid sequence MAFGKFIQGLAGNFSEQNKETLIKEYGQYLLENEEIQSGYKLVRDSIIFTNIRIIFTDKQGATGRKMSIKSIFLMNIINVEMETAGAGIDDSEITITYLENVFLKAHNEHFSAHKFEFPKKTDIVPLYTYLFELAYHNRLKINGLDL; translated from the coding sequence ATGGCATTTGGTAAATTCATTCAAGGACTCGCTGGTAACTTTAGCGAACAAAACAAAGAAACTCTTATCAAAGAATATGGACAATATTTACTAGAAAATGAAGAAATTCAAAGTGGATATAAACTGGTTCGTGACTCAATTATATTTACAAATATCCGTATTATCTTTACAGATAAACAAGGCGCTACTGGTCGCAAGATGTCCATTAAATCAATCTTTTTAATGAACATTATTAACGTTGAAATGGAAACTGCAGGAGCAGGAATAGATGATAGTGAAATTACTATTACTTATTTAGAAAATGTCTTTCTAAAAGCGCATAATGAGCATTTTAGTGCTCATAAATTTGAATTCCCTAAGAAAACGGATATCGTTCCACTTTATACCTATTTATTTGAATTAGCTTATCACAATCGCTTAAAAATTAATGGCTTAGATCTTTGA